One part of the Tenacibaculum sp. 190130A14a genome encodes these proteins:
- the gcvH gene encoding glycine cleavage system protein GcvH: MNIPSELKYTKDHEWVKIEGDVATIGITDFAQGELGDIVYVDVDTLDETVEIEEVFGSVEAVKTVSDLFMPLTGEVIEFNETLEDEPELVNSDPYGAGWMIKVKLSDASQIEGLLSAESYQEIIKG, encoded by the coding sequence ATGAATATTCCATCAGAATTAAAGTACACAAAAGACCACGAGTGGGTTAAGATAGAAGGAGATGTTGCTACAATTGGTATTACTGATTTTGCACAAGGAGAATTAGGAGACATCGTTTATGTAGATGTTGACACGCTTGATGAAACTGTAGAAATAGAAGAGGTATTTGGTTCAGTTGAAGCAGTAAAAACAGTTTCAGATTTATTTATGCCTTTAACAGGAGAGGTAATTGAATTTAATGAAACATTAGAAGATGAGCCAGAGTTAGTAAACTCTGATCCTTATGGAGCAGGATGGATGATTAAAGTAAAGTTATCAGATGCTTCGCAAATAGAAGGATTATTAAGTGCTGAATCTTATCAAGAAATTATTAAAGGATAA
- a CDS encoding VanZ family protein, whose product MPISFSGIDKIEHGIAYFMLTFFWLISFRKKAVNYIVVFCCFVYGIIIEVLQSVLTNYRIAEYYDILANSIGILIAFIFFRFFIVKK is encoded by the coding sequence ATGCCTATCAGTTTTTCTGGTATAGATAAAATTGAACATGGCATAGCTTATTTTATGTTAACCTTTTTTTGGTTAATATCTTTTCGTAAAAAGGCAGTGAACTATATTGTTGTATTTTGTTGCTTTGTTTATGGTATAATTATTGAGGTATTACAAAGTGTTCTAACCAATTATAGAATAGCTGAGTATTACGATATTTTAGCAAATTCTATTGGAATTTTAATAGCATTTATTTTTTTTCGGTTTTTTATTGTTAAAAAGTGA
- a CDS encoding energy transducer TonB, with protein sequence MKMPKKYPKKQLEKFSAIFMQLGLVLVLFVVYLALEHETSVSQSTVAMNEGTELPKTFNFDQQPIILVKKVEKQKLEPAKKKKPIKDLSNVIKADDDDVVETIIDTSKDDTTAVIDVDSFKEAYEEDIDTKDDPNPVSIRNVQNVPVFRGCEGLSEKETRICFENKIQKHVKRYFNSDIAQDAGLRSGKYKIYTQFVIDKNGNITDVKIKAPHKRLQKEVNRVITKIPQFEPGKQNNEPVKVRYTLPIAFKVE encoded by the coding sequence ATGAAAATGCCCAAAAAGTACCCAAAAAAGCAACTTGAAAAGTTCTCAGCAATTTTTATGCAATTAGGTCTAGTCCTAGTACTGTTTGTTGTTTATTTAGCTTTAGAACACGAAACTTCGGTTTCACAGAGCACCGTTGCTATGAATGAAGGAACAGAATTGCCTAAAACTTTTAATTTTGATCAGCAACCTATTATTTTGGTTAAAAAAGTAGAAAAGCAAAAGCTAGAGCCAGCTAAAAAGAAAAAGCCAATTAAAGATTTGAGTAATGTTATCAAAGCAGATGATGATGATGTAGTTGAAACTATTATTGATACTTCGAAAGATGATACAACAGCTGTTATAGATGTGGATTCGTTCAAAGAAGCTTATGAAGAAGATATTGATACAAAAGATGATCCTAATCCAGTTTCAATTAGAAATGTCCAGAATGTGCCTGTTTTTAGAGGATGTGAAGGCTTAAGTGAGAAAGAAACTAGAATATGCTTTGAAAACAAAATTCAAAAGCATGTAAAGCGTTATTTTAATTCTGATATTGCTCAAGACGCGGGTTTAAGGTCTGGAAAGTATAAAATATATACACAATTTGTAATTGATAAGAATGGGAACATTACCGATGTAAAAATTAAAGCACCTCATAAGAGATTGCAAAAAGAGGTAAATAGAGTGATTACTAAAATACCTCAGTTTGAGCCAGGAAAACAAAATAATGAACCAGTAAAAGTTAGATATACACTACCAATTGCTTTTAAAGTAGAGTAA
- a CDS encoding energy transducer TonB, which yields MEIKKNPKSNLENYSKLFMQLGLVLALFVTYVAIENKTYDKEYGDLGVADMASDVDEETIELQIEPPKPQPKTPPPPTPEKIEVVEDEKEIEETVLESTETDESEAVEVDEIVEVEEEEELVEDVPFAIIEEVPVFPGCSGTKAQKKACLNKKMQKHVQRYFDAELANELGLAPGKKRIYVQFKIDKDGSIIDVRARAPHPRLKKEAMRVAKKIPKMKPGRQRGRAVRVGYTLPITFNVE from the coding sequence ATGGAAATTAAAAAAAATCCAAAATCAAATCTTGAAAATTATAGCAAGTTGTTCATGCAACTAGGTTTGGTTTTAGCTTTATTTGTTACTTATGTAGCGATTGAAAACAAAACATACGATAAAGAGTATGGAGACTTAGGAGTTGCTGATATGGCTTCTGACGTAGACGAAGAAACTATTGAACTTCAAATTGAGCCCCCAAAACCACAACCTAAAACTCCACCACCACCAACACCTGAAAAGATTGAAGTGGTAGAGGATGAAAAAGAGATTGAAGAGACTGTCCTTGAATCTACTGAAACAGACGAATCAGAAGCTGTTGAGGTTGATGAGATTGTAGAAGTAGAAGAGGAAGAGGAATTAGTTGAGGATGTACCTTTTGCAATTATCGAAGAAGTACCGGTATTTCCTGGATGTTCTGGTACAAAAGCTCAAAAGAAGGCATGTTTAAATAAAAAGATGCAAAAGCACGTTCAACGTTATTTTGACGCTGAATTGGCAAACGAATTAGGATTAGCTCCTGGTAAAAAAAGAATCTACGTTCAGTTTAAGATTGACAAAGATGGATCTATCATTGACGTAAGAGCAAGAGCACCACACCCAAGATTAAAAAAGGAGGCAATGCGTGTTGCTAAGAAGATTCCAAAGATGAAACCTGGTAGACAAAGAGGTAGAGCGGTAAGAGTAGGATATACATTACCAATTACTTTCAACGTAGAATAA